A part of Fimbriiglobus ruber genomic DNA contains:
- a CDS encoding sigma-54-dependent transcriptional regulator produces the protein MATLLLIDDEPVIQHAFRKAFHPPEYQTLTARTAAEGLGLLSAHRPDAVILDINLPDSHGLQTFERIRQFDARIPVVLVTGHGTTGLAIEAMKHGAFEYLLKPLRYEQMQELVRRACACSRLMQVPAVVAETAAAPDSADALVGGCPAMQEVYKAIGRVAATDATVLILGENGTGKELIARAIYQHSKRADKPFLAINCGAIPENLIESELFGHEKGAFTGADRKRIGKFEQCNDGTIFLDEVGEMPALAQVKMLRLFQEQRFERVGGTETVKTNVRLIAATNADLEKLVAAGRFRSDLFFRLNVFTIKLPALRERAADVDVLTDYFLARFSRELGRPVPVVPPETRALLQVYPWPGNVRELQSVLKVGLLQMSGGVLLPEFLTITTQPAPPVPTGGNGPPAEARPPLDWDRFIAERLEAGSHDLYAECLTLMERQLLTRALQRTGGNQLRAAEILGITRGSLRHKLRALGLSIERSVSADDEPGE, from the coding sequence ATGGCCACCCTGCTTCTCATCGACGACGAGCCGGTCATCCAGCACGCATTCCGGAAGGCGTTCCACCCGCCCGAATACCAGACCCTGACGGCCAGGACGGCCGCCGAGGGTCTCGGACTGCTGTCCGCCCACCGGCCGGATGCGGTCATCCTCGACATCAACCTGCCGGATTCGCACGGGCTCCAGACGTTCGAGCGTATCCGCCAGTTCGACGCCCGCATCCCGGTCGTCCTGGTAACGGGACACGGGACCACCGGCCTGGCGATCGAGGCGATGAAGCACGGGGCGTTCGAATACCTGCTCAAGCCGCTCCGGTACGAGCAGATGCAGGAACTCGTCCGGCGGGCGTGCGCGTGCAGCCGACTGATGCAGGTGCCGGCGGTGGTCGCCGAGACCGCCGCCGCGCCCGACTCGGCCGACGCCCTGGTCGGCGGGTGCCCGGCCATGCAGGAGGTGTACAAGGCGATCGGCCGCGTGGCCGCTACGGACGCGACCGTCCTCATCCTGGGCGAAAACGGGACAGGCAAGGAACTCATCGCGCGGGCCATCTACCAGCACAGCAAGCGGGCCGACAAGCCGTTCCTTGCCATCAACTGTGGGGCGATCCCGGAAAACCTGATCGAGAGCGAGCTGTTCGGGCACGAGAAGGGGGCATTTACCGGCGCCGACCGGAAGCGGATCGGGAAGTTCGAGCAGTGCAACGACGGCACGATTTTCCTCGACGAAGTGGGCGAAATGCCGGCACTTGCGCAGGTGAAGATGCTCCGGCTGTTTCAGGAGCAGCGGTTCGAGCGGGTCGGCGGGACCGAGACGGTGAAGACGAACGTCCGGCTCATCGCGGCCACCAACGCGGACCTGGAAAAACTGGTAGCGGCCGGGAGGTTCCGGTCCGACCTGTTCTTCCGGCTGAACGTGTTCACGATCAAGCTCCCCGCGCTCCGCGAGCGGGCGGCCGACGTCGACGTACTCACCGACTACTTCCTCGCCCGGTTCTCCCGCGAACTCGGCCGGCCGGTCCCGGTGGTGCCGCCCGAGACGCGGGCTCTCCTCCAGGTGTACCCGTGGCCGGGCAACGTCCGCGAACTCCAGAGCGTACTCAAGGTCGGGCTGCTCCAGATGAGCGGCGGCGTCCTGCTGCCCGAGTTCCTGACGATCACCACCCAGCCGGCTCCCCCGGTCCCGACCGGCGGCAACGGGCCGCCGGCCGAGGCGCGACCGCCCCTCGATTGGGACCGCTTCATCGCCGAACGGCTCGAAGCCGGGTCGCACGACCTGTACGCCGAGTGCCTGACGCTGATGGAGCGACAATTACTGACGCGCGCCCTCCAGCGGACCGGCGGCAACCAACTCCGGGCAGCCGAGATCCTCGGCATCACCCGCGGGAGCCTCCGCCACAAACTCCGGGCGCTGGGCCTCAGCATCGAGCGGTCGGTGAGCGCGGACGACGAGCCGGGGGAGTGA
- a CDS encoding histidine phosphatase family protein: MIWLVRHGESEANAGAVTFDYAAIALTARGRDQAAAVAEICPEQPTWVGLSSYLRARQTAEPFLSRYPGVTPVDLAVHEFTYLTPDRMAGTSLKERKPLVDDYWTRLDPTFSDGAGAESFVDAYGRAETFLKWAARQSGFGIVFTHEQFIRAVLLAALYPGESPSVDVMRRFFALRSGMPIPNAAVVRLRRDGGRWWTGGVDVEHLSGVAQ, encoded by the coding sequence ATGATCTGGCTGGTGCGACACGGCGAGAGTGAAGCCAACGCGGGCGCGGTCACGTTCGACTACGCGGCCATCGCGCTGACTGCTCGGGGCCGCGACCAGGCGGCCGCCGTCGCGGAGATCTGTCCGGAACAGCCGACATGGGTGGGGTTGTCCTCGTACCTGCGGGCTCGGCAGACCGCCGAACCGTTCCTCTCCCGGTATCCCGGTGTGACGCCCGTCGATCTGGCCGTCCACGAGTTCACCTACCTGACGCCCGATCGCATGGCCGGCACGTCACTCAAGGAGCGGAAGCCACTGGTGGACGATTACTGGACGCGACTGGACCCCACCTTCTCGGACGGTGCCGGTGCCGAGTCGTTCGTCGACGCGTACGGGCGGGCCGAGACGTTCCTGAAGTGGGCGGCCCGCCAGTCTGGGTTTGGGATCGTGTTCACCCACGAGCAGTTCATCCGGGCGGTCTTACTCGCCGCGCTTTACCCGGGTGAAAGCCCGTCGGTTGACGTCATGCGGCGGTTCTTCGCGCTGCGGAGCGGAATGCCCATCCCGAACGCAGCCGTGGTGCGGCTGCGACGTGACGGCGGCCGGTGGTGGACCGGCGGGGTGGACGTCGAACACTTGTCGGGCGTTGCCCAGTAG
- a CDS encoding transposase, whose amino-acid sequence MDSQSVKGTEHAGGNGYDAGKKIQGRKRSIVVDTLGLLMVVAVTAGHVDDAAAAPTVLESLDREAYPRLKVVWADGKYHNHTLNGWKDGHPELGWELVIVRRPDGVKGFTLLPKRWVVERTFGWLGRARRLSRNYERLNSSSESMIRVRSIQLILNRMDPQERYPRLNIELHQNSLPGQALSLNPTGPITGHSWSTSHSAKSIIPYSEGPGWFSHLRISACHSGLS is encoded by the coding sequence ATCGACAGCCAGTCGGTCAAGGGGACCGAACACGCGGGCGGGAACGGGTATGACGCGGGCAAGAAAATCCAGGGCCGGAAGCGGTCGATCGTGGTCGATACGCTGGGCCTGTTGATGGTCGTGGCGGTGACCGCCGGGCACGTCGACGACGCGGCCGCGGCCCCGACCGTACTCGAATCGTTGGACCGGGAGGCGTACCCGCGGTTGAAGGTCGTGTGGGCCGACGGGAAGTATCACAACCATACCCTGAACGGGTGGAAGGACGGCCACCCGGAACTCGGATGGGAACTCGTCATCGTCCGCCGACCGGACGGGGTGAAGGGGTTCACCCTGTTACCCAAGCGGTGGGTCGTCGAGCGGACGTTCGGGTGGCTCGGGCGGGCCCGGCGGTTGAGTCGTAATTATGAGCGACTGAATAGTTCCAGCGAATCCATGATCCGTGTGCGGTCAATCCAGCTGATCCTCAATCGCATGGATCCACAAGAGCGTTATCCCCGTTTAAATATAGAGTTGCATCAAAATAGTCTTCCCGGACAGGCTCTAAGTTTAAATCCCACGGGGCCGATCACAGGCCACTCTTGGTCTACGAGCCATTCTGCGAAATCGATCATTCCATACTCGGAAGGGCCGGGCTGGTTCTCCCATTTACGAATCAGCGCCTGCCACTCGGGGTTGAGTTGA
- a CDS encoding IS5 family transposase, translating into MDVTVRKPYPTDLTDLQWEIIQVVLPAARPGGRPRSVDLREVLNAIVYVNRSGCQWSMLPHDFPAKSTVYEYFSQWRDDGTWQELLDVLREGYREVHAPSHERTRAPRASTASRSRGPNTRAGTGMTRARKSRAGSGRSWSIRWAC; encoded by the coding sequence ATGGACGTGACCGTTCGCAAACCGTATCCGACAGATTTGACCGACCTCCAATGGGAGATCATCCAGGTCGTCCTGCCGGCCGCCCGACCCGGAGGACGCCCCCGGTCGGTGGACCTCCGGGAGGTGCTGAACGCGATCGTGTACGTGAACCGGTCGGGGTGTCAGTGGTCGATGCTCCCGCACGACTTCCCGGCCAAGAGTACGGTGTACGAGTACTTCTCCCAGTGGCGGGACGACGGTACCTGGCAAGAACTCCTGGATGTCCTCCGGGAGGGGTATCGGGAAGTCCACGCCCCGAGCCACGAGCGGACCCGAGCGCCGCGAGCATCGACAGCCAGTCGGTCAAGGGGACCGAACACGCGGGCGGGAACGGGTATGACGCGGGCAAGAAAATCCAGGGCCGGAAGCGGTCGATCGTGGTCGATACGCTGGGCCTGTTGA
- a CDS encoding DUF885 domain-containing protein, producing the protein MTSRFRSLFYSTAVALTVAVGSPAPAADPPADGAFAAFVDEYYAGLFAWDPSQATAAGIHDFDDVLPDRSAAAFEKRAESLKKLVERLAKLRAGSLSVTDATDAELLEMSIRAELLEIEAVRDWKRNPVVYLGKPAEAIDLIMKRSFAPPADRLKSVIGRLKTAPAILAAMKTNVTNPPKEFADLGLIVAKGSMSYFRTDLPAWAKTAAGGDEKLLAAFEAANKPVIEEFERAAAWIESDLLPKAKGSYAIGSAAFKRKLEVEEMLDIPLDKLLAIGEANLTKDRAEFIATAKKIDPKKTPAEALALLTDDYPKPEDLVGATRGTIERTRKFLIDNKIVTVPSEVRPTIEETPAFMRTGGFASMDTPGAFETKAKEAFYYVTPPEKEWDAKRKIEFMRQFNKTGMDIITIHEAFPGHYLQFLNAKQYPTKVRKLYTCGTNVEGWAHYSEQMIVDEGYGGGDPRVRLAQLSEALLRDCRYIVGIKLHTEGWTVEQGKAFFVEQGFIEPEIAFQEARRGTYNPTYLYYTLGKLQILKLRDDYKKAKGADFSLQKFHDDFVRQGGIPVKLIRKMMIPGHNGPSI; encoded by the coding sequence ATGACCAGTCGATTCCGCAGTCTCTTTTACTCGACCGCCGTCGCGTTGACGGTGGCAGTCGGTTCCCCCGCACCGGCGGCCGATCCGCCCGCGGACGGCGCCTTCGCCGCGTTCGTTGACGAGTATTACGCCGGCCTCTTCGCGTGGGACCCGAGCCAGGCCACGGCCGCGGGCATCCACGACTTCGACGACGTGCTGCCCGACCGGTCCGCGGCCGCATTCGAGAAGCGGGCCGAATCGCTCAAGAAGTTGGTCGAGCGCCTCGCCAAGTTGCGGGCCGGGTCGCTCTCCGTCACGGACGCGACGGACGCCGAACTGCTCGAAATGTCGATCCGGGCGGAGTTGTTGGAGATCGAAGCGGTCCGCGACTGGAAGCGGAACCCGGTCGTTTACTTGGGCAAGCCGGCCGAGGCGATCGACCTGATCATGAAGCGGTCGTTCGCCCCGCCCGCCGACCGACTCAAGAGCGTGATCGGCCGGCTGAAAACCGCACCCGCGATTCTCGCGGCCATGAAGACGAACGTAACCAACCCGCCGAAGGAGTTCGCCGACCTCGGGTTGATCGTCGCCAAGGGGTCGATGTCCTACTTCCGGACCGACCTCCCAGCCTGGGCCAAGACCGCGGCCGGCGGAGACGAGAAGTTGCTGGCCGCGTTCGAAGCGGCCAACAAGCCGGTGATCGAGGAGTTCGAGCGGGCGGCGGCGTGGATCGAAAGCGACCTGCTGCCGAAGGCGAAGGGGAGTTACGCGATCGGGTCGGCCGCGTTCAAGCGGAAGCTCGAAGTCGAGGAAATGCTCGATATCCCGCTCGACAAACTCCTCGCCATCGGCGAGGCCAACCTGACCAAGGACCGCGCGGAGTTCATCGCCACGGCGAAGAAGATCGATCCCAAGAAAACCCCCGCGGAAGCCCTCGCCCTGCTCACCGACGACTACCCGAAGCCGGAAGACCTGGTCGGCGCCACCCGGGGCACGATCGAGCGGACCCGGAAGTTCCTGATCGACAACAAGATCGTTACCGTCCCGTCGGAGGTGCGGCCGACGATCGAGGAGACGCCGGCCTTCATGCGGACCGGCGGGTTCGCCTCAATGGACACGCCTGGGGCGTTCGAGACCAAGGCCAAGGAAGCGTTCTACTACGTGACGCCGCCGGAAAAGGAGTGGGACGCGAAGCGGAAGATCGAGTTCATGCGGCAATTCAACAAAACGGGCATGGACATCATCACCATCCACGAAGCCTTCCCCGGGCACTACCTCCAGTTCCTCAACGCCAAACAGTATCCCACCAAGGTCCGCAAGCTCTACACCTGCGGCACGAACGTCGAAGGGTGGGCACACTACTCGGAACAAATGATCGTGGACGAGGGGTACGGCGGCGGCGACCCGCGGGTCCGGCTCGCGCAGCTGAGCGAAGCCCTACTCCGCGACTGCCGGTACATTGTCGGGATCAAGTTGCACACCGAGGGGTGGACCGTCGAGCAGGGGAAGGCGTTCTTCGTCGAACAGGGCTTCATCGAGCCGGAAATCGCCTTCCAGGAAGCCCGCCGGGGAACGTACAACCCCACGTACCTCTACTACACGCTGGGTAAACTCCAGATTCTGAAGTTGCGGGACGATTACAAGAAAGCGAAGGGGGCGGACTTCTCCCTCCAGAAATTTCACGACGATTTCGTCCGCCAGGGCGGGATTCCGGTTAAACTGATCCGCAAAATGATGATCCCGGGGCACAACGGCCCCTCGATTTGA
- a CDS encoding IS701 family transposase, which produces MTEQEIVGVGPAFARYLGRYRDVFRQDRTAAHFDTYCRGLLSDLPRKSIEPIALASGTTVRTLQLFVTTSVWSYDEARTRLHRFVADTLADLPTDPVGTVGVIDETSSRKWGDHTPGVQRQYLGCVGKVDNGIVTVHVGVTKGTFRTLLDADLFLPESWDVDRARCQAAGIPDTVRHHPKWRLALDQLLRANTNGITFDWLTFDEGYGAAVPLLTVLGVMGQRFVGEIPTHFAVRDAAGGPSRRADERLTGGHAERGRVYRLTRQTTRPSVWRVATAIVWVADRKHTLMVARNDATGEIKYFLTNATAEPVARILAVAFRRWTVEHLFRVAKQEVGLMHYEGRDYTGLMRHLTLAVVVLGFVAAHTERLRGEKPRRDDGAGVPGAQRPVRDPVPAATGNRGHPTYQRRNSIPPAAKQASHPIS; this is translated from the coding sequence ATGACCGAGCAGGAAATCGTGGGCGTCGGCCCGGCGTTCGCCCGGTATCTGGGCCGGTATCGGGACGTGTTCCGGCAGGACCGCACGGCCGCCCACTTCGACACGTATTGTCGGGGCCTGTTATCCGACCTGCCGCGGAAATCGATCGAACCGATCGCGTTGGCGAGCGGGACGACGGTCCGTACCCTCCAGTTGTTCGTGACGACCTCGGTGTGGTCGTACGACGAGGCCCGGACGCGGTTGCACCGATTCGTGGCCGATACGCTGGCCGATCTCCCGACCGATCCCGTCGGAACGGTCGGGGTGATCGACGAGACGAGCAGCCGGAAGTGGGGGGATCACACTCCGGGCGTCCAACGGCAGTACCTGGGGTGTGTGGGCAAGGTCGACAATGGGATCGTGACCGTCCACGTGGGGGTCACCAAGGGCACCTTTCGTACCCTGTTGGACGCCGACCTGTTCCTACCCGAGTCGTGGGACGTGGACCGCGCGCGGTGTCAGGCGGCCGGCATCCCGGACACCGTCCGGCACCACCCGAAGTGGCGGCTGGCCCTCGACCAACTCCTCCGGGCGAACACGAACGGGATCACGTTCGACTGGCTGACGTTCGACGAAGGGTACGGGGCAGCCGTCCCGCTCCTGACCGTGTTGGGCGTGATGGGACAGCGGTTCGTGGGTGAAATCCCGACGCATTTCGCCGTCCGGGACGCGGCCGGGGGCCCCTCCCGGCGGGCCGACGAGCGGTTGACCGGGGGTCACGCCGAGCGGGGGCGAGTGTACCGGTTGACCCGCCAGACGACCCGCCCGTCGGTCTGGCGGGTGGCCACCGCCATCGTCTGGGTGGCCGACCGCAAGCACACCCTGATGGTCGCCCGCAACGACGCGACCGGGGAGATCAAGTACTTCCTGACGAACGCCACGGCCGAGCCGGTGGCTCGGATTCTCGCCGTCGCCTTCCGCCGGTGGACGGTCGAGCATCTATTCCGGGTCGCCAAACAGGAAGTCGGACTGATGCACTACGAGGGGCGGGATTACACGGGGCTGATGCGGCACCTGACCCTGGCCGTGGTCGTCCTCGGATTCGTCGCCGCCCACACGGAGCGGCTCCGGGGGGAAAAACCCAGACGTGACGATGGAGCAGGTGTGCCGGGCGCTCAACGTCCGGTGCGCGATCCTGTTCCGGCGGCGACGGGGAACCGGGGCCACCCAACATACCAGCGACGTAATTCAATACCACCAGCGGCGAAACAAGCAAGCCACCCGATCTCATAA
- a CDS encoding leucine-rich repeat domain-containing protein, which yields MTAKLDELGAFVGRDETKPGNPIVSVEILGVSERKLTDSDLEELAPLDHLRTLSLVYTKITNAGLKHLARYPKLDRLSLFDSEVTDVGLKHISALKELRELSLWRTKITDGGVKELVSLARLEGLTLNDTGVTDAGLKQLAALPRLNDLSLSDTKVSDAGIKDLVTIQGLAKLNLDGTGVTDAGIKVLAGVKTLRMLNISKTKVTDAGLGALSRCEALEELVINNTTLSDAGLKVIGRLKGLRALYMAGTKITDKGLKDLTALKDLRVLGAGFTAVTDAGIGELTAFSRLEELYLQNTKVTDKAVPTLVKLSRLRVLDLAGSNVTDEGLGEIRTRLPDCTFPYYPPLPEPAPTSKTSSRATTSP from the coding sequence GTGACAGCCAAACTCGACGAGTTGGGCGCTTTTGTGGGTCGCGACGAGACCAAGCCGGGTAACCCGATCGTGTCCGTCGAGATACTGGGCGTTTCCGAGCGAAAACTGACCGACTCGGACCTGGAGGAACTCGCCCCACTCGATCACCTCCGCACCCTCAGTCTGGTTTACACCAAGATCACAAACGCCGGCCTGAAACACCTGGCCCGGTACCCGAAGCTCGACCGCCTGTCGCTCTTCGATTCCGAGGTCACAGACGTCGGGTTGAAACACATATCCGCTCTCAAGGAACTCAGGGAATTAAGCCTGTGGCGAACGAAGATCACCGACGGCGGCGTGAAGGAACTGGTCTCGCTCGCCCGGCTCGAAGGACTGACGCTGAACGATACGGGCGTAACGGATGCCGGCTTGAAGCAGTTGGCGGCGCTCCCACGCCTGAACGACCTCTCGCTGTCGGACACCAAGGTCTCGGACGCCGGGATCAAGGATCTGGTAACAATCCAAGGGCTCGCGAAGTTGAATCTCGACGGAACAGGAGTGACTGACGCGGGGATAAAAGTGCTCGCTGGCGTAAAAACTCTTCGCATGCTGAACATCTCGAAAACGAAAGTGACCGACGCCGGCCTGGGTGCCCTGTCCCGGTGCGAGGCACTGGAAGAACTCGTCATCAACAACACGACGCTATCCGACGCCGGGCTGAAGGTCATCGGCCGGCTCAAAGGGCTCCGCGCGCTCTACATGGCCGGTACGAAGATTACGGACAAAGGGCTGAAGGATCTGACGGCCCTGAAAGACCTCCGGGTCCTGGGGGCTGGGTTCACGGCGGTCACGGACGCCGGTATTGGAGAACTGACAGCATTCTCGCGCCTGGAGGAGTTGTATCTTCAAAATACCAAGGTCACAGACAAAGCCGTCCCCACGCTGGTCAAGTTGAGCCGTCTCCGGGTGCTGGATCTCGCCGGTTCCAATGTCACCGACGAAGGGCTTGGGGAGATTCGCACTCGGTTGCCCGATTGCACCTTCCCGTATTACCCACCACTCCCCGAACCAGCTCCAACGAGCAAAACTTCCAGCCGCGCGACAACTTCACCATAA
- a CDS encoding TlpA family protein disulfide reductase, producing MSTSRLLVCITSILSLAGFATAAESPTVPRYKFEPGRELTYRTATSFKYGEDKTAGEYGKRTEWTVWVVRPNQDGSFRLIIQQDNTFYQIFSGKKNEQPTRHRLVYADVFPDGRILSNETIKYQGHPGRIFPRLPKDAAEAARGWTWEEDDDEKLIARPVKAGGGFRFETTSESLKNVIYLGSSTSTYTFDPARGFVSAVATTSTQGYGFKGKGTGTTELLGVKDADPVLGKQLAAEEGRYFESVAAYEKELQAAEVAGPDEVSKQLEAAVAKLKSTNAAVTHPALKADLAARLKEQAQTAKYTIERAARRAKVVGKPAEAFDTKDLDGKSVKLVDLKGKVVVLDFWYRGCGWCIKAMPQINGLAEDFAGKPVAVFGMNTDQEEQDARFVIEKMGLKYPTLKATGLPEKFGVQGFPTLIVIDQQGQVHDIHVGYAPTLREDVGRQIKALLEKK from the coding sequence GTGTCCACTTCTCGACTGCTCGTCTGTATCACTTCGATCCTGAGTCTTGCCGGGTTCGCCACGGCTGCCGAATCCCCGACCGTGCCGCGGTACAAATTCGAACCCGGCCGGGAACTGACCTACCGCACCGCTACCAGCTTCAAATACGGCGAGGACAAGACCGCCGGCGAATATGGCAAGCGGACTGAGTGGACCGTGTGGGTCGTCCGACCCAACCAGGACGGGAGTTTTCGCCTCATTATTCAGCAGGACAACACGTTCTATCAGATTTTCAGCGGTAAGAAGAACGAGCAACCGACCCGCCACCGCCTGGTGTATGCCGACGTCTTCCCGGACGGCCGGATTCTCTCGAACGAAACCATCAAATACCAGGGCCATCCCGGACGGATCTTCCCCAGACTCCCGAAGGACGCGGCCGAAGCGGCGCGCGGGTGGACGTGGGAAGAGGACGACGACGAAAAGCTCATCGCCAGGCCGGTGAAGGCGGGCGGGGGCTTCCGGTTCGAGACGACATCTGAATCGCTGAAGAACGTCATTTACCTCGGCTCCAGCACGTCTACCTACACGTTCGACCCGGCCCGTGGCTTCGTCTCGGCGGTGGCGACCACCAGCACTCAAGGGTACGGGTTCAAGGGCAAGGGAACCGGCACCACGGAATTGCTCGGTGTCAAAGACGCTGACCCGGTCCTCGGCAAGCAACTCGCCGCCGAGGAAGGGCGCTATTTCGAGAGCGTCGCCGCGTACGAGAAAGAGCTGCAGGCGGCCGAAGTGGCGGGCCCGGACGAAGTCTCGAAGCAGTTGGAAGCGGCTGTCGCCAAGCTAAAATCCACGAACGCGGCGGTCACCCACCCCGCGCTGAAGGCGGACCTGGCGGCCCGGCTCAAAGAGCAAGCCCAGACGGCCAAGTACACGATCGAGAGGGCGGCCCGGCGGGCCAAGGTCGTCGGGAAGCCGGCTGAGGCGTTCGACACGAAAGACCTGGACGGTAAATCGGTCAAGCTGGTGGACCTCAAGGGGAAAGTGGTCGTCCTCGATTTCTGGTACCGGGGATGCGGATGGTGCATCAAGGCGATGCCTCAGATCAACGGGCTGGCCGAGGATTTCGCCGGCAAGCCGGTGGCGGTCTTCGGGATGAACACCGACCAGGAAGAACAGGACGCCCGGTTCGTGATCGAGAAAATGGGCCTGAAGTACCCGACCCTGAAGGCGACCGGCCTGCCCGAGAAGTTTGGCGTCCAGGGCTTCCCCACCCTGATCGTGATCGACCAGCAGGGCCAGGTTCACGACATTCACGTCGGGTACGCCCCGACCCTGCGGGAAGACGTCGGCCGCCAGATCAAGGCACTGTTGGAAAAGAAGTGA
- the mutY gene encoding A/G-specific adenine glycosylase: MPEFVLPAGWTSRTLAAVRRKLLAWFDAHRRDLPWRADRDPYRIWVSEVMLQQTTVAAVVPYFERFLASFPTVAALAAADEQAVLRHWEGLGYYRRARHLHRAAKDLAAAHGDALPDDPAVWAELPGVGPYILGAVMSQAFDRKLPIVEANSLRVLSRWFGYRGDPREGAGKKWVWKAAAAVLPTARVGDFNQALMELGALVCSPTAPACGTCPVAKWCEANRLGLQAQIPPATKAKKTVEVREVAVVIRDGAKVLLCRRGPDASRWANMWEVPHGEAVAGETVEAAVRRVARELTRLDVTSGPELVTIRHGVTRFAITMTCLEAIRKAGTYHSDFYAEGRWVDPHDLKDYPVSSPQRRLADELTRASRQLRLI; encoded by the coding sequence GTGCCCGAGTTCGTTTTGCCCGCCGGTTGGACGTCCCGCACCCTCGCCGCGGTCCGCCGCAAACTCCTGGCCTGGTTCGACGCCCACCGCCGCGACCTGCCGTGGCGGGCCGACCGCGACCCGTACCGCATTTGGGTCAGTGAGGTCATGCTCCAGCAAACGACGGTAGCGGCCGTCGTCCCATACTTCGAGCGGTTCCTGGCGTCGTTCCCGACGGTCGCCGCCCTCGCCGCGGCGGACGAGCAGGCGGTGCTGCGTCACTGGGAAGGGCTCGGGTATTACCGCCGGGCCCGCCACCTGCACCGGGCCGCGAAAGACCTGGCCGCCGCCCACGGGGACGCACTCCCGGACGACCCGGCGGTGTGGGCCGAGTTGCCGGGCGTCGGGCCGTACATCCTCGGGGCGGTGATGTCGCAGGCGTTCGACCGGAAGCTCCCGATCGTGGAGGCGAACAGCCTGCGGGTGCTGAGCCGGTGGTTCGGCTACCGCGGCGACCCGCGGGAAGGGGCGGGCAAAAAGTGGGTGTGGAAGGCGGCCGCCGCGGTCCTCCCGACGGCCCGGGTCGGGGACTTCAACCAGGCGCTGATGGAACTCGGCGCCCTCGTCTGCTCGCCGACCGCCCCGGCCTGCGGCACCTGCCCGGTGGCGAAGTGGTGCGAGGCGAACCGCCTCGGGCTCCAGGCACAAATCCCGCCCGCGACGAAGGCCAAGAAGACCGTCGAAGTCCGCGAGGTGGCGGTGGTGATCCGCGACGGGGCGAAGGTTCTGCTCTGCCGCCGCGGGCCCGACGCAAGCCGGTGGGCGAACATGTGGGAGGTGCCGCACGGCGAGGCCGTCGCGGGCGAAACGGTCGAGGCGGCCGTCCGACGGGTGGCCCGCGAACTCACGCGACTGGACGTGACCTCCGGCCCGGAGTTGGTCACGATCCGCCACGGCGTCACGCGGTTCGCGATCACCATGACCTGCCTGGAGGCGATCCGCAAGGCTGGCACGTACCACTCGGACTTCTACGCCGAGGGCCGGTGGGTCGACCCGCACGACCTCAAGGACTACCCCGTCAGCTCCCCCCAGCGCCGCCTGGCTGACGAGCTGACCCGGGCGAGCCGGCAGTTGCGGCTGATCTGA
- a CDS encoding FHA domain-containing protein, with protein MKIQLVVAAGVHKGKAIDVPGAQFVIGRDEGCHLRPASPLISNKHCVVFVRDGKAFAKDMGSTNGTFVNDERIEGECEIKQGDRLRLGPLEFTIALSPGGPSDSTPLPDALKAVKSGSSAAQKPVAPPKPNVTAIPKPTAHSTGSSANHVSLDGATAEKKPAAPSKPPTQKSAGPKPEPVKAPTPVSPLPPPAPVPTAHNDGDDHAAAMLLGMGDEDPPGSEPQVPEGSTVMELPSVDAAKLAAAAKEAEAKKKIAAPDASGAARDALSRYARRPNTNK; from the coding sequence ATGAAGATTCAATTGGTTGTGGCCGCGGGCGTTCACAAGGGGAAGGCGATCGACGTCCCTGGCGCCCAGTTTGTCATCGGCCGGGACGAGGGCTGCCACCTGCGCCCGGCCAGCCCGCTTATCAGTAACAAGCATTGTGTCGTGTTCGTTCGCGACGGGAAAGCGTTCGCGAAGGACATGGGCAGTACCAATGGGACGTTCGTCAACGACGAGCGGATCGAGGGCGAGTGCGAGATCAAACAGGGGGACCGCCTCCGGCTCGGGCCGCTCGAGTTCACCATCGCACTCTCCCCCGGCGGACCGTCGGACAGCACCCCGTTGCCGGACGCGCTCAAAGCCGTGAAGAGCGGGTCGTCGGCCGCGCAGAAGCCGGTCGCACCGCCCAAGCCCAATGTTACGGCCATACCAAAACCGACCGCCCACTCGACGGGGTCGTCGGCCAACCACGTATCGCTCGACGGCGCCACGGCCGAGAAAAAGCCTGCGGCCCCTTCAAAGCCCCCGACCCAGAAGTCGGCCGGCCCGAAGCCGGAACCCGTGAAAGCTCCCACCCCAGTCTCGCCACTTCCGCCGCCCGCGCCCGTACCGACAGCCCACAATGACGGCGACGACCACGCGGCTGCGATGCTCCTTGGGATGGGCGACGAGGATCCGCCGGGTTCCGAGCCGCAGGTGCCCGAAGGCAGCACCGTCATGGAACTTCCGTCCGTCGACGCCGCCAAACTCGCGGCGGCCGCCAAGGAGGCGGAGGCCAAGAAGAAGATCGCCGCCCCGGACGCCTCCGGCGCAGCCCGCGACGCCCTGAGCCGCTACGCCCGCCGGCCCAACACGAACAAGTAA